A genomic segment from Chloroflexota bacterium encodes:
- a CDS encoding DNA-directed RNA polymerase subunit alpha: MLLESLEAASPVEPDPIAVEPKELGDDYGLFHIEPLRPGFAHTLGTPLRRALLSSLPGAAIATARIDGALHEFSTLDFMREDIVEFLLNVKRVRLRSFNREPSLCMLEHTGPGVITAGHIEVPSGVEIVNPDHYLCELPSEGLLRCEFTVEQGVGYVPSEGAKSLPIGVIPLDRVFTPVTKVEYHVEHAQVGQDTEHDRLVLQVWTDGTTGPHDALRAAAQQLVKSFGMIGDDEVAAGPAIDLLADQGVAPGEPLEDLKLSNRAVNCLKRHGVETIEEVAAMTEDDLFALRGMGVRLIDEIRAGLSQRGLTLADGDGAEETS, translated from the coding sequence GTGTTACTAGAATCGTTGGAAGCCGCGAGTCCGGTTGAGCCCGATCCGATCGCCGTCGAGCCGAAGGAGCTCGGCGACGACTACGGCTTGTTTCACATTGAGCCGTTGCGGCCTGGGTTTGCCCACACTCTCGGCACGCCGCTGCGACGCGCGTTGCTGTCGTCGCTGCCCGGCGCGGCAATCGCCACGGCGCGTATCGATGGCGCCTTACACGAGTTCAGCACGCTCGACTTCATGCGCGAGGACATCGTCGAGTTTCTGCTCAACGTCAAGCGCGTGCGGCTGCGGTCGTTCAACCGCGAGCCTTCGCTGTGCATGCTGGAGCACACCGGACCCGGCGTCATCACCGCCGGTCACATCGAGGTGCCGAGCGGGGTTGAGATCGTGAATCCCGACCACTATCTGTGCGAGCTGCCCAGCGAGGGTTTGCTGCGCTGCGAGTTCACCGTCGAGCAGGGCGTGGGATACGTGCCATCGGAAGGCGCCAAGTCGCTGCCGATCGGCGTCATTCCGCTCGATCGCGTGTTTACGCCGGTAACCAAGGTCGAATATCACGTGGAGCATGCCCAGGTTGGGCAGGACACGGAGCACGACCGGCTGGTGCTGCAGGTGTGGACCGACGGCACGACGGGGCCGCACGACGCGCTTCGCGCCGCCGCCCAGCAGCTCGTCAAGTCGTTCGGCATGATTGGCGACGACGAAGTGGCGGCCGGGCCGGCGATCGACTTGCTGGCCGACCAGGGCGTGGCGCCCGGTGAGCCGCTCGAAGATCTCAAGCTCTCAAACCGGGCGGTCAACTGCCTGAAGCGGCATGGCGTGGAGACGATCGAGGAGGTCGCGGCGATGACCGAGGACGACCTCTTCGCGCTGCGCGGCATGGGCGTTCGCCTCATTGACGAGATTCGGGCCGGGCTGTCCCAACGCGGGCTCACGCTTGCCGACGGCGATGGGGCGGAGGAGACGAGCTAG
- the rpsD gene encoding 30S ribosomal protein S4 — MARYTGPVCRLCRREGEKLFLKGDRCHTPKCAIERRGDRGGPGARGLSRRRATEFAVQLREKQKARRLYGVLERQFRRYFKRAGRGAGSRGERLLQELELRVDNVVYRMGFALSRAQARQLINHGHIVLNGRKHTIPSATLKVGDNLQVREKSRRIEAIAGALTRADAMGRPEWVHVTPDEFSGVVTALPERDHIDATVNEQLIVEFYSR, encoded by the coding sequence ATGGCACGCTACACCGGTCCCGTCTGTCGGCTCTGCCGTCGCGAGGGCGAAAAGCTCTTCTTGAAAGGCGATCGCTGCCACACGCCGAAGTGTGCGATCGAGCGACGCGGCGATCGGGGCGGCCCCGGCGCGCGCGGGCTCTCGCGCCGTCGGGCCACCGAGTTCGCGGTGCAGCTGCGCGAGAAGCAGAAGGCCCGCCGCCTCTACGGGGTGCTGGAGCGACAGTTCCGCCGATACTTCAAGCGCGCGGGCCGCGGGGCCGGATCGCGCGGCGAGCGCCTGCTGCAGGAGTTGGAGCTGCGCGTCGACAACGTGGTGTACCGGATGGGATTCGCGCTCAGCCGGGCGCAGGCGCGCCAGCTGATCAACCACGGCCATATCGTGCTGAACGGTCGCAAGCACACCATTCCGTCGGCCACCTTGAAGGTCGGTGACAACCTGCAGGTGCGAGAGAAGAGTCGCCGGATCGAGGCGATCGCCGGCGCGCTGACCCGGGCCGACGCCATGGGGCGTCCGGAATGGGTGCACGTGACGCCTGACGAATTCAGCGGCGTGGTGACGGCGCTGCCTGAACGCGACCACATTGACGCCACTGTGAACGAGCAGCTCATCGTTGAGTTCTATTCCCGGTAG
- a CDS encoding site-2 protease family protein — MLLRLADQPELLITVIVAFVVAITIHEASHALAATWLGDDLPRHQGRLTLNPMRHLDPLGTLMIAIASFGWGRPVLVNPYRLRFGVNRGMALVALAGPVSNVALAAAITPVTRQFIDSSPNDTVTLALVVIVQLNILLAAFNLLPVPPLDGFSVLVGVAPQPLADRLNELRRYGPYLLIGIFLLIWLIPQGTIIITGPAQWVSGLLLGA; from the coding sequence ATGTTGCTGAGACTGGCCGACCAACCGGAGCTGCTGATCACCGTGATCGTGGCATTCGTGGTGGCCATCACCATCCACGAAGCCTCCCATGCCTTGGCCGCCACTTGGCTTGGCGACGACCTGCCTCGGCACCAGGGACGCTTGACGTTGAATCCCATGCGCCATCTCGATCCGCTCGGCACGCTCATGATCGCCATCGCCTCGTTCGGTTGGGGCCGTCCGGTGCTGGTCAACCCATATCGCCTCCGCTTCGGCGTCAATCGCGGCATGGCATTGGTGGCGCTCGCGGGACCGGTGTCGAACGTCGCGCTCGCGGCGGCGATCACGCCGGTGACGCGACAGTTCATCGACTCATCGCCCAACGACACCGTCACGCTGGCGCTCGTCGTGATCGTGCAGCTCAATATCCTTCTTGCGGCCTTCAACCTGCTGCCGGTCCCGCCGTTGGACGGGTTCAGCGTGCTGGTCGGCGTCGCTCCGCAGCCGCTCGCCGACCGGCTCAACGAGTTGCGCCGGTATGGCCCCTACCTGCTTATCGGGATCTTTCTGCTCATTTGGCTGATTCCGCAGGGAACGATCATCATCACTGGCCCGGCGCAATGGGTCTCGGGACTCCTCCTTGGCGCTTAG
- the truA gene encoding tRNA pseudouridine(38-40) synthase TruA — MTQSRTVRATFEYDGAGFAGFQRQAAARTVQQELEAALASVVGHAVHVTGAGRTDAGTHATGQVVSTRVETRLDDATLWRAWNARLPEDLVAHDLSTVADGFHARRDAVERTYEYRIVQTPQRPVLDRDRAWHVREPLNVALMQDAAGEFVGTHDFRAFTIGPETRTWRDITNIAVWREGSMVAVRVSGNAFLHRMVRRMVAALVRVGRGDLTAGDVRRLLQSGDRASVGATAPAHGLTLVDVKYPSTANRAEQSAVALEAPA; from the coding sequence GTGACCCAATCCCGCACCGTCCGCGCCACGTTCGAATACGACGGCGCCGGCTTTGCCGGATTTCAGCGCCAGGCCGCCGCGCGCACCGTGCAGCAGGAGCTGGAAGCCGCGCTGGCATCGGTCGTGGGCCACGCGGTTCACGTCACGGGCGCGGGCCGGACGGATGCCGGCACGCATGCGACGGGTCAGGTGGTGAGCACGCGCGTGGAGACGCGATTGGATGACGCGACGCTGTGGCGCGCCTGGAATGCCCGGCTGCCCGAGGATCTGGTCGCCCATGACCTCTCGACGGTGGCCGACGGTTTCCACGCGCGACGGGACGCGGTCGAGCGGACCTACGAGTACCGCATCGTCCAGACGCCGCAGCGTCCGGTCTTGGACCGGGACCGCGCGTGGCACGTTCGCGAACCGCTGAACGTGGCGCTCATGCAGGACGCCGCGGGCGAGTTCGTCGGCACCCATGACTTTCGCGCCTTCACCATTGGGCCTGAGACGCGCACGTGGCGGGACATCACCAACATTGCCGTGTGGCGCGAGGGATCCATGGTCGCCGTGCGCGTATCGGGCAACGCCTTTCTCCACCGCATGGTGCGGCGGATGGTGGCCGCCCTGGTGCGCGTTGGCCGCGGAGACTTGACGGCCGGCGACGTGCGACGCCTGCTCCAATCGGGCGACCGCGCATCCGTGGGCGCGACGGCGCCCGCGCACGGCTTGACGCTCGTGGACGTGAAGTATCCGTCGACAGCGAACCGCGCCGAACAGTCGGCGGTGGCCCTGGAGGCGCCGGCATGA
- a CDS encoding HD domain-containing protein, translating into MALSYRVKQFARTFVATVPRQQLHRAQKLLTPNERQLLARLQPADQRHSLAVYAAAREAAPEDRVLWVAALLHDVGKGRPGRLDRVMLTLLETSAPWLLIRWRRYPPQSRRGRVARLVAHTEASAQLATLAGSAPEVVETLRAYGHRDHARGRLLAELDATR; encoded by the coding sequence TTGGCGCTTAGCTATCGCGTGAAGCAATTCGCCCGGACCTTCGTCGCCACGGTACCGCGTCAGCAGTTGCACCGAGCCCAGAAACTCCTAACGCCCAACGAGCGCCAACTCCTGGCTCGACTCCAGCCCGCCGATCAGCGGCACTCGTTGGCCGTCTACGCGGCGGCGCGGGAAGCCGCACCGGAGGATCGTGTGCTCTGGGTGGCGGCGCTGCTGCATGATGTGGGCAAAGGCCGGCCGGGGCGCCTCGATCGCGTGATGCTGACGCTGCTGGAAACGTCCGCCCCGTGGCTGCTCATCCGTTGGCGACGGTATCCGCCGCAGAGCCGTCGCGGCCGGGTGGCGCGCCTGGTGGCGCATACCGAGGCCAGCGCGCAACTGGCGACGCTTGCGGGATCGGCGCCCGAGGTGGTCGAGACCCTGCGGGCCTACGGCCACCGCGACCACGCCCGCGGGCGGCTGCTGGCGGAGTTGGACGCGACGCGATGA
- the rplM gene encoding 50S ribosomal protein L13, translating to MSAKAAGTRDWRVIDANERVLGRLATEVAQLLRGKHKPEFAPNLDCGDGVIVINASQVRVTGNKPTQKYYYRHSGYPGGLRQTRLDRMLEQRPERVIELAVRGMLPKNALGRACFRRLRVYAGAEHPHTGQRPKAVT from the coding sequence ATGAGCGCCAAGGCGGCCGGAACCCGCGACTGGCGGGTGATCGACGCGAACGAACGTGTCCTTGGCCGGCTGGCGACCGAGGTCGCCCAGTTGCTGCGGGGCAAGCACAAGCCGGAGTTCGCTCCGAATCTCGATTGCGGCGATGGCGTGATCGTCATCAATGCGTCGCAGGTGCGCGTGACGGGCAACAAGCCCACGCAGAAGTACTACTACCGACACTCGGGCTACCCGGGTGGGCTGCGGCAGACGCGCCTGGACCGCATGCTGGAGCAGCGACCGGAGCGCGTGATCGAGCTTGCGGTCCGCGGCATGCTGCCGAAGAACGCGCTCGGACGGGCGTGCTTTCGCCGCCTGCGGGTGTATGCCGGCGCGGAGCATCCCCATACCGGCCAACGGCCGAAGGCGGTAACCTGA
- a CDS encoding ScpA family protein, with translation MKIPWRAVGQHSALTGFEVRVDGFDGPLDLLLDLIERQGLDITGVSVLAVTDQFLAYAQDIEAQYADAASEFLLVGSQLLLLKSRALLPAQPDDPEEETAEDLAARLRVYAAFRAVAAELGERWESGATSFIRVATPLVAQPPLESGGGDLDVLMAAMRSFVARAEEADAGPPVPHRRVSVDERVRAVRERMACEGELAFSSLAAECSGRDELVATFMALLHLVIERSVQVVQARPFGEIMLRWSAATANGDGQAT, from the coding sequence ATGAAGATCCCGTGGCGCGCGGTCGGCCAGCATTCGGCGCTCACCGGATTCGAGGTCCGCGTCGACGGATTCGACGGACCGCTCGACCTGTTGCTCGATCTCATCGAGCGCCAGGGATTGGACATCACGGGCGTCTCCGTGCTCGCGGTCACCGACCAGTTCCTCGCCTACGCGCAGGACATCGAAGCGCAGTATGCGGACGCCGCCTCGGAGTTTCTGCTGGTCGGCTCTCAGTTGCTGTTGCTCAAGTCGCGCGCGCTGCTGCCGGCCCAGCCCGACGATCCGGAGGAAGAAACGGCCGAGGATCTGGCCGCCCGGTTGCGGGTGTACGCCGCGTTCAGAGCCGTCGCCGCCGAACTGGGCGAACGCTGGGAGTCGGGCGCCACCTCGTTCATTCGGGTCGCCACGCCGCTGGTTGCCCAGCCGCCGCTGGAGTCCGGAGGCGGCGACTTGGACGTGCTCATGGCCGCCATGCGGTCGTTCGTGGCCCGTGCCGAGGAGGCAGACGCCGGGCCGCCCGTGCCGCACCGGCGCGTCAGCGTGGATGAACGCGTGCGCGCCGTTCGCGAGCGTATGGCGTGCGAGGGTGAGCTGGCGTTCTCGTCGCTGGCCGCCGAGTGCAGCGGACGTGACGAGCTTGTCGCGACGTTCATGGCGTTGCTCCACCTGGTGATCGAGCGCAGCGTGCAGGTCGTCCAGGCGCGGCCGTTTGGCGAAATCATGTTGCGTTGGTCGGCCGCGACGGCCAACGGCGATGGGCAGGCAACCTGA
- a CDS encoding SAM-dependent chlorinase/fluorinase, with translation MQRLVALISDFGTTDPYAGQMEAAVLAQAPDAQVVSITHGIPPQDIALGAVVVAASLERLSPGAILVAVVDPGVGGRRRGLIVRAASRWLVGPDNGLLMGAAAVEGTWHLDRPEYWRADPHPTFHGRDVFAPVAGHLARYVRPDAMASPIDDAIPAPETMAKTRDGTVEGRVVHVDHFGNLITNIPSAAVRAIAHGMVELGGVRIDSVQPTYGSGSDPVAVVSSLGLLEIAIPGGSAEATLAAKRGDPVRLRPA, from the coding sequence ATGCAGCGCCTCGTCGCCCTGATCAGTGACTTTGGGACCACCGATCCCTACGCCGGCCAGATGGAGGCCGCCGTGCTGGCCCAAGCCCCGGACGCTCAGGTGGTATCGATCACGCACGGAATTCCCCCACAAGACATCGCGCTTGGCGCGGTTGTCGTGGCGGCCTCGCTGGAGCGCCTGTCCCCGGGCGCGATCCTCGTGGCGGTCGTCGACCCCGGCGTGGGCGGCCGGCGCCGCGGCCTGATCGTGCGCGCGGCGTCGCGCTGGCTGGTGGGGCCCGACAACGGGCTCCTGATGGGAGCAGCGGCCGTCGAGGGCACATGGCATCTCGATCGGCCCGAATACTGGCGCGCCGATCCCCACCCCACGTTTCACGGCCGGGATGTGTTCGCCCCCGTCGCAGGTCACCTGGCCCGCTACGTGCGTCCGGACGCGATGGCGTCGCCCATTGACGACGCTATACCCGCACCCGAGACCATGGCGAAAACGCGGGACGGCACGGTGGAGGGGCGGGTCGTCCACGTCGATCACTTTGGCAATTTGATCACCAACATTCCGAGCGCCGCCGTTCGCGCCATCGCGCACGGCATGGTTGAGCTCGGCGGCGTGCGCATCGACAGCGTGCAGCCGACCTACGGCTCGGGATCGGATCCGGTCGCCGTGGTGAGCAGCCTCGGGCTGTTGGAAATCGCGATTCCCGGCGGCAGCGCCGAAGCAACCCTGGCCGCAAAGCGCGGCGACCCCGTTCGGCTGCGGCCGGCATGA
- the scpB gene encoding SMC-Scp complex subunit ScpB has product MATPDRGSPATDGPDFTGELADDLGLSVVIEALLFVADRPLTVDEIAEITGAPSADVSDSISRLQDVYADRGIVLLQHADGYRLVSSPRAATFCRRLLGLETRARLSRAALETLGIIAYRQPVTRSEIESIRGVDADSALATLLARGLVEEVGRLDTPGRPVQFGTSDLFLAYFGIPSLSALPELDLPDPEHGDAASRAPTDD; this is encoded by the coding sequence ATGGCCACACCCGACCGCGGGTCACCTGCCACCGACGGCCCGGATTTCACCGGCGAGTTGGCCGACGATCTGGGCTTGAGCGTCGTGATCGAGGCGCTGCTGTTCGTCGCCGATCGACCATTGACCGTTGACGAGATCGCCGAGATCACCGGCGCCCCGTCCGCCGACGTGTCCGACTCGATATCGCGGCTGCAAGACGTCTACGCCGACCGCGGCATCGTGCTGCTGCAGCATGCCGACGGTTATCGGCTGGTCTCGTCGCCGCGGGCGGCGACGTTTTGTCGGCGCCTGCTCGGTCTCGAGACGCGCGCGCGCCTGTCGCGGGCCGCGCTCGAAACCCTGGGCATCATCGCCTATCGACAGCCGGTGACTCGGTCGGAGATCGAAAGCATCCGTGGCGTCGACGCCGACAGCGCCCTGGCCACGTTGCTCGCCCGCGGCCTGGTGGAAGAAGTCGGCCGGCTCGATACGCCCGGACGCCCGGTCCAATTCGGAACGTCCGATCTGTTCCTGGCCTACTTCGGCATTCCGTCGCTCAGCGCGCTGCCGGAACTCGATCTTCCCGATCCTGAGCACGGCGACGCGGCGTCACGCGCGCCAACGGACGACTGA
- the rplQ gene encoding 50S ribosomal protein L17 — MRHRRKGRHLGCNPARRKSLVRGLVRSLLLHGHVQTTEARAKAIRPEVDHLVTLAKRGDLHARRQALAWLPDREVVKDLFDTVPERFPDRDSGFTKMYRLGRRLGDGAPLARLELL; from the coding sequence ATGCGTCATCGCCGCAAGGGACGGCACCTGGGCTGCAATCCGGCGCGCCGCAAGTCGCTGGTGCGCGGCCTGGTGCGCTCGTTGCTTTTGCACGGCCACGTCCAGACCACGGAGGCGCGGGCCAAGGCCATCCGACCCGAAGTGGACCACCTGGTGACGCTGGCGAAGCGCGGCGATCTGCACGCCCGACGCCAGGCGCTGGCGTGGCTCCCCGACCGCGAGGTCGTGAAGGATCTGTTCGACACCGTGCCGGAGCGGTTTCCCGACCGCGACAGCGGGTTCACCAAGATGTACCGCCTGGGTCGCCGGCTGGGCGACGGCGCTCCCTTGGCGCGCTTGGAGCTGCTGTGA
- the rpsI gene encoding 30S ribosomal protein S9: MLEGNYYYGLGRRKSAIAQVRVFPGGGPFIVNGKPIEQFLPLAFDRYHALEPLRVLEEANVGISALVKGGGQRGQAGAIRLGLARALCEMDREFRPPLKRAGMLTRDARVKERKKPGLVGARKAKQFTKR, translated from the coding sequence ATGCTCGAAGGAAACTACTACTACGGTCTGGGCCGGCGAAAGTCAGCCATTGCCCAGGTTCGGGTCTTTCCGGGCGGCGGTCCGTTCATCGTGAACGGCAAACCCATCGAGCAGTTCCTGCCGCTGGCGTTTGACCGATACCACGCCCTGGAACCCCTGCGCGTGCTCGAAGAGGCCAACGTCGGCATCTCGGCGCTGGTGAAGGGCGGCGGACAGCGCGGGCAAGCCGGCGCGATCCGCCTGGGCTTGGCGCGAGCGCTCTGCGAAATGGACCGGGAGTTTCGGCCGCCGTTGAAGCGGGCCGGCATGCTCACGCGCGACGCTCGCGTGAAGGAGCGCAAGAAGCCCGGCCTGGTGGGCGCGCGCAAGGCCAAGCAGTTTACGAAGCGCTAG
- the rpsK gene encoding 30S ribosomal protein S11 has product MAERSSRARRRDRTPVPKGAAHVHATFNNTIITITDLQGETLTSVSGGTVGIRGSRKSTPFAAQQAADQAARQAMDMGMRDLDVYVRGPGSGRDAAIRALQGSGLNITSISDVTPIPHNGPRPPKRRRV; this is encoded by the coding sequence ATGGCCGAACGATCCAGTCGCGCCCGTCGCCGAGACCGCACGCCGGTGCCCAAGGGCGCCGCGCACGTGCACGCGACCTTCAACAACACGATCATCACGATCACCGATCTTCAGGGCGAGACGCTGACCAGCGTGAGCGGGGGTACGGTTGGCATCCGCGGGTCTCGCAAGAGCACGCCCTTCGCGGCGCAGCAGGCGGCCGATCAAGCGGCGCGGCAGGCCATGGACATGGGCATGCGCGACCTCGACGTCTACGTTCGCGGTCCGGGGTCCGGGCGTGATGCCGCGATCCGCGCGCTGCAAGGGTCCGGCCTCAACATCACGAGCATTTCCGACGTGACGCCGATCCCCCACAACGGTCCGCGCCCACCGAAGCGCCGACGCGTCTAG